From a region of the Nitrospirae bacterium YQR-1 genome:
- a CDS encoding DUF3391 domain-containing protein, whose product MRQRISVDDLKIGMFLDGMDASWEKTPFMVDRFLIKTDEPINKIKHAGIKHVFIDTEKSVAVKVDVSEEIDKINFIKKEDMLEVTGTVEMDEAVLFKKDTVAKTTGGLPYTKEDLDKFYNEFNNYSHIDKTTLVIGTYIDFPLYVKRDLQIAQLFFLKNKEVPVTDEMLNVDGDFMIHHNDKTRYKGYLKELMNLKPSGGSTELIRNRVVKENSKLLMEELLADPRSGEKIKECQLNIEAIVSTMQDNNSLTNGLFTINKSDYYTYTHCVNVSVLAVGLAMNLGMKKQSEIFALAMGGMLHDIGKCKIPTSILNKPTKLTDDEFRVMKSHVLLGKKILSLHKDISKETLYSLTEHHEKMTGNGYPHGLGSGDLHFAGKVVAMADVYDALTTARPYKKAFSSFEALSIIRSQIDDYDKEIFLSFVKMLGN is encoded by the coding sequence ATGAGACAACGAATAAGTGTTGATGATTTGAAAATAGGCATGTTTCTTGACGGCATGGATGCCTCATGGGAAAAAACGCCTTTTATGGTGGACCGCTTTCTTATAAAAACTGACGAACCTATAAATAAGATAAAACATGCTGGCATTAAACACGTCTTTATAGACACTGAAAAGAGTGTGGCTGTCAAAGTAGATGTTTCAGAGGAAATAGATAAGATAAACTTTATAAAAAAGGAAGATATGCTGGAAGTTACCGGCACTGTGGAGATGGATGAGGCCGTTTTATTTAAAAAAGACACAGTTGCGAAAACAACAGGTGGCTTACCATATACAAAGGAGGACCTCGACAAGTTTTATAACGAATTTAATAACTACAGCCATATAGATAAAACCACTCTGGTTATAGGCACCTATATAGACTTTCCTTTGTATGTAAAGAGGGATTTACAAATAGCTCAGTTATTTTTTTTAAAAAATAAAGAAGTCCCTGTCACAGACGAAATGTTAAATGTGGATGGAGATTTCATGATACATCATAATGACAAGACCAGGTACAAGGGTTATCTGAAAGAACTTATGAACTTAAAACCATCCGGGGGCTCCACCGAGCTAATCAGAAACAGAGTGGTAAAAGAAAACTCAAAATTATTGATGGAAGAGTTGCTTGCCGACCCACGCTCCGGTGAGAAAATCAAAGAGTGTCAACTTAACATAGAGGCAATTGTCAGTACCATGCAAGACAACAATTCTTTAACAAACGGGCTTTTTACAATAAACAAATCCGACTACTACACCTACACCCACTGTGTAAATGTAAGCGTATTAGCCGTGGGGCTTGCCATGAATTTAGGCATGAAAAAACAGTCGGAAATCTTTGCACTGGCTATGGGAGGAATGCTTCACGATATAGGCAAGTGTAAGATTCCCACCTCAATACTAAACAAACCTACCAAGCTTACCGACGATGAGTTCAGAGTTATGAAATCACATGTTCTTTTAGGTAAAAAAATTTTAAGTTTACATAAAGACATCTCAAAGGAAACACTTTACTCTCTGACCGAGCATCATGAAAAGATGACAGGCAATGGTTATCCGCATGGGCTTGGGTCCGGGGATCTGCATTTTGCGGGGAAGGTGGTGGCTATGGCTGACGTTTATGATGCTCTGACCACAGCCCGCCCGTATAAAAAGGCTTTTAGCTCTTTTGAGGCTCTGTCCATTATTCGCAGCCAGATTGACGATTATGACAAGGAAATATTTCTGAGTTTTGTAAAAATGCTTGGAAACTAA
- a CDS encoding acetate/propionate family kinase produces the protein MNINKFLSQVKQFEDLSEEELRLLSDSASVVDYSDGKHIKQVGELSRFFYVVYDGKVKVVLESGDTITMFSRGDIFGEMSLMTGEPSGADIISEGASRLLRIPRELVSQVISGNPATMTKIAQTIAHRLIRRDKSDNEKASIYNARTRSTDPYDLDFSSATDPIKILVINSRSNSLKFSLFDTRYSVAVVDGIVDKIGTPLSYLKGSGSKGDFHVDALIGSMEEAIKLVIKTLTDAKEGVITGIEEIAAVGHRVVHGGNKFYNAVVINKEVIENIRKFNIFAPLHNPYNIQGIEYFMKILPVASHVAVFDTAFHKGMPEHAHKYALTSSLNNDEMIRRYGFHGINHHYVTLKAAEYLKKSAGQLKIISCHLGHGSSITAIDHGRSIDTSMGLTPLEGLVMGSRSGDTDPGLFIYLMSLGYNADDLSRMLNEQSGIKGVSEVSSYMEEVLAAAEDGNKKAEKAISLFCYRAKKYIGSYIAALGGVDVLIFTGGIGGNSTEVRARICQGLDPFGISIYDDSNRQVRPFLKQVEEISEPNSKVRILVIQPDEKRMIARETLHALGRHTTATRKEQEYKTTPIPVNVSAHHVHVTREAYKVLFGDGRELTQKAPLSQPGQFAALETVNLVGPKGRVEKVRILGPYRKECQVEIARTEEFKLGIDAPVRDSGDIEGTPGITLEGTHGQLKIDKGVICARRHIHMSPEDALRFGLRDRDVVLVKIKSKRELTFGDVLVRVHPDFRLDMHIDTDEGNAVEHEPGMAGFIEGIQHRAYM, from the coding sequence ATGAATATAAATAAGTTTCTGTCGCAGGTAAAACAGTTTGAGGATCTCAGTGAAGAAGAGTTAAGATTGCTTTCCGACTCCGCCTCTGTGGTGGACTACTCAGACGGTAAGCACATAAAACAAGTAGGGGAGCTGAGCAGGTTTTTTTACGTTGTCTATGACGGCAAAGTAAAAGTGGTTTTAGAGTCCGGTGATACGATAACAATGTTTAGCCGCGGGGATATTTTTGGAGAGATGTCCCTGATGACCGGTGAGCCCTCAGGGGCGGACATTATATCTGAGGGTGCCTCCCGGCTTCTGAGAATTCCAAGGGAGCTCGTCTCACAAGTTATCTCCGGAAATCCGGCAACGATGACCAAAATAGCTCAAACCATAGCTCACCGTCTTATCAGAAGAGATAAAAGTGACAATGAAAAAGCATCAATTTATAACGCAAGGACCAGGTCAACCGATCCATATGACCTTGATTTTAGTTCCGCCACTGACCCGATAAAAATTTTAGTTATAAATAGCAGGTCAAATTCCCTGAAGTTCTCCCTATTTGATACCAGATACAGCGTTGCCGTCGTAGATGGAATTGTAGATAAAATAGGCACCCCGCTGTCTTATTTAAAAGGGTCAGGCTCAAAGGGCGACTTCCATGTGGATGCCTTAATAGGGAGCATGGAAGAGGCTATAAAGCTTGTGATAAAAACACTGACGGATGCTAAAGAAGGTGTCATCACCGGTATTGAGGAAATAGCGGCTGTTGGACACCGCGTGGTTCATGGGGGCAATAAGTTTTATAATGCGGTTGTAATAAATAAGGAAGTGATAGAAAACATAAGAAAATTCAACATATTTGCCCCATTGCATAATCCATACAACATTCAGGGCATTGAGTATTTTATGAAAATTCTGCCTGTTGCATCTCATGTAGCGGTTTTTGACACTGCCTTCCACAAGGGTATGCCTGAGCACGCCCATAAATATGCCCTGACGTCCAGTTTAAATAACGATGAGATGATAAGGCGTTATGGTTTTCATGGAATCAATCACCATTACGTGACACTGAAGGCAGCCGAGTATCTGAAGAAATCTGCAGGACAGCTTAAAATAATTTCCTGCCACCTGGGCCACGGCTCATCCATAACGGCAATAGACCACGGCAGAAGTATAGACACCAGTATGGGGCTCACCCCCCTTGAGGGGCTTGTCATGGGCTCAAGAAGTGGGGATACCGACCCAGGGCTGTTCATCTACCTGATGTCCTTAGGCTACAATGCGGATGACCTAAGCAGAATGTTAAATGAACAGAGCGGCATAAAGGGAGTAAGTGAGGTTAGCAGCTATATGGAAGAGGTGCTGGCTGCTGCAGAGGATGGGAATAAAAAAGCTGAAAAAGCCATCAGTTTATTCTGTTACAGGGCAAAAAAATATATAGGCTCGTATATAGCAGCCCTCGGGGGAGTGGATGTTTTAATATTTACAGGGGGTATCGGTGGTAATTCCACGGAGGTGCGGGCAAGAATATGCCAGGGGCTTGACCCCTTCGGCATAAGTATTTACGATGATTCAAACAGGCAGGTACGGCCTTTTTTAAAACAAGTGGAGGAGATATCGGAGCCTAACTCCAAAGTCAGGATTCTTGTAATTCAACCTGACGAAAAGCGTATGATAGCCCGTGAAACCCTCCATGCCCTTGGCAGACACACCACTGCAACACGGAAGGAGCAGGAGTATAAAACCACACCCATCCCTGTAAATGTATCAGCCCACCATGTGCATGTCACAAGGGAGGCATATAAGGTACTATTTGGCGACGGCAGGGAACTGACACAAAAAGCGCCGCTGAGCCAACCCGGGCAGTTTGCCGCTCTGGAGACGGTAAATCTGGTTGGCCCTAAGGGCAGAGTGGAAAAGGTGCGAATACTTGGGCCATACAGAAAGGAATGTCAGGTGGAGATAGCCCGCACGGAGGAATTTAAACTTGGAATAGATGCTCCTGTCAGAGACTCCGGCGATATAGAAGGTACACCGGGTATTACGCTTGAGGGCACTCACGGGCAGTTAAAAATTGACAAAGGAGTGATTTGTGCAAGACGCCACATACACATGTCCCCGGAGGATGCCCTCAGGTTTGGCCTCAGAGACAGAGATGTGGTACTTGTTAAAATTAAGAGCAAACGGGAACTGACTTTTGGTGACGTACTGGTAAGAGTCCACCCTGATTTCAGGCTTGACATGCATATAGACACTGATGAGGGAAATGCTGTGGAGCACGAACCTGGAATGGCCGGCTTTATTGAAGGTATCCAACACAGGGCATACATGTAG